A segment of the Halovivax limisalsi genome:
CGGAGACGACGTGGACGTCGCGCTGCGGGAAGGGGATCTCGATCCCCGCCTTCTGCAGGCGCTTGTACAACGCCCGGTTGAGCTGGTGGTGGGCCTTCTTGACGCGCGTCGGCGAACTCACCCAGCACAGCAACTCGTACTCCAGCGCCGAGTCGCCGAACGCGCGAAAGCGCATCCTGGGCGTCGGCGAGTCGAGCACGAGCGACTCCTCGGCGGCGATGTCGAGCGCCAGCGCCTCGAACGCGTCGATGTCGGTGCCGTAGGCGACGCCGATCGGGGCTTTGAGTCGACACCGCCGCTGGGGCCCGGAGTGATTGATCACCCGCGAGGCGTTCAACACCGAGTTCGGGACGGTGACGAGGACTTCGTCGCGCATCATGAGCGTCGTCGACCGGACGCCGACCTTCACGACCGTCCCAGCGTCGCCCGAATCCAGCTCGACGTAGTCGCCGATCTTGTACGTGTCGTCGAAGTACAGCGCGATGCCCCCGAAGAAGTTGGCCACGGTATCGCGAGCTGCGAAGCCGACCGCGATGCCGGCCACGCCGGCGGCCCCCAGGAGCGGCGAGATGCTGTACCCCCAGACCGACAGGATGACGACGACCGTCCCGCCCGCGACGACGAGCGTCCACACGTTCGAGAACACGGGCGCGAAGTCGAATCGCGAGTCCTCCGCGTTGACCGCGTCGACGAGGCGGTTGACCGTCCGATTGAGCGCGACGGCCCACGCCACGATGATGATCGACAGCGACGGCTTGCCGAAGAACGTCTCGAGCTGGGCCGGCTCGAAGAGGACGTTCGCCCGGACCGAGGGGACCTGCGTGAGCACGAACACGCCGGCCAGCGCCGCCGTCAGCACGAGCGGCAGCCTGAGCTCGCCGACGACGATGTCGTCGTAGGTCGTCTTCGTGCGGTCGGTCACGCGGAGGAGTCCCCGAAGGAAGACGAACTCGAGAGCGACCGCGAGGGCCAGCGAGCCGGCGAGGAGGAGGACCGTCGTTTGCACCGGCGAGAGTTCCGCGAAGATCCCGCTCGCGCCGACCAGCGATTCAGCATTCATAGACCGTCTCTCGCGCCGGAACGAAGTAACCGTTTCGAGCGGGTACCACCGACCGACCGGTTCACTTTCGCTCCGGAGTGGACACACTCATAGGGACGGCCGACCACCTCGCGTGTAGACGCAGCGGTCACACCAATGGACGGAGACACCGACATCCACCAGCTCGACGAGGAGACGGTCGCGCGCATCGCGGCCGGCGAGGTCGTCGAGCGCCCCGCGAGCGCGGTGAAAGAGCTCGTCGAGAACAGCCTCGACGCCGACGCAACCAGGATCGACGTCACCGTCGAGGCGGGCGGCACGGAGCTGATCCGCGTGGCCGACGACGGCCAGGGGATGACCGAGGCGGACCTGCGCGCGGCGGTTCGCCAGCACACGACGAGCAAGATCGCCGACCTGGCGGACCTCGAGGGCGGCGTCACTACGCTCGGCTTTCGCGGCGAGGCCCTGCACACGATCGGTTCGGTCTCGCGCCTTCGCATCAAGAGTCGGCCGCGAGCGAGCGGTGATGACGACGCCGACACGGCCGGAGATGACCCCGCCGTCGGCACGGAACTCGTCTACGAGGGCGGCGAGGTGACGAGCGTCGAACCGGTCGGCTGCCCGGAGGGGACGTCGGTCGAGGTGACCGACCTCTTCTACAACACGCCCGCCCGGCGGAAGTTCCTCAAGACGAAAGCGACGGAGTTCGCCCACGTCAACCGCGTCGTGACCCGGTACGCGCTGGCCAATCCGGACGTGGCCATCTCGCTGTCCCACGACGGCCGCGAGGTGTTCGCCACGACCGGCCAGGGCGATCTGCAGGCCGCGGTACTCGCCGTCTACGGCCGCGAGGTCGCCTCGTCGATGATCGAGGTCGCGGCCGACGGCGAGGCGCTCCCGCCCGGACCCGTCGAATCGGTCACCGGACTCGTCTCGCACCCGGAGACGAACCGCTCGACACGCGAGTACCTGGCCACCTACGTCAACGGCCGCGCGGTCACCGCCGACGCCGTCCGCGAGGGGATCATGGGCGCATACGGCGCGCAACTCGGGTCGGATCGCTACCCGTTCGTCGTCTGCTTCCTCTCGGTTCCCGGCGACGCCGTCGACGTCAACGTCCACCCACGAAAGCGCGAGGTTCGCTTCGACGACGGGGACGCGGTCCGCCGGCAGGTCGACGCAGCCGTCGAATCCGCCCTGCTCGACCACGGGCTGCTCCGGTCGGGCGCGCCCCGCGGGCGGTCGGCTCCCGACGAGGCGCGCGTCGAACCGGGGACCGGCGACCGTCGAAACGGACAGGAGCGGGCGCTGAGCGAGCGCCAGGAGACGGCGAACGAGCCGGCCGGCGACGTATCGACGACGGGTGACGACGGTCGCAACGCCGACCCGTCCGCCGACGCAGGCGGCGTCGAGGAGGTGGCTGCATCCGTCGAAGACGAGCCGCCGGGGCCCGACCACGTCGGACGCGAGGACTCGGCCGACGGCGACGCATCGGATCGTGAGGGAGACGGCGCGACGGACCGGCGAGCAGCCGCGTCGAGTGGGCGGCCGGACTCGGAGCGGGATACTGGACAACCAACGGATTCGTCGACCGGTGCGCCCGATCGGACCGGGCGCGATGCGCGGGCGGCGCCCGCCGACGCGGCGGGCGCCAGCGGTGACGGTTCGACCAGGGAGCGTGGCCCAGCGCCGGATCCGGACCGGAAGTTCGACGCCGGGACGGACCAGCGAACCCTCGACGGCGAGGCGGCCTCGATCGACGGGGACTTCGAGACGCTGCCGCCGATGCGGGTCCTCGGACAACTGCACGACACGTACATCGTCTGCGAGACGCCGGAGGGTCTGGCCCTGGTCGACCAGCACGCGGCGGACGAGCGGGTGAACTACGAGCGCCTCCGGCGCGCGGTCGCGGAGAACCCCGCCGCGCAGGCGCTGGCCGAGCCCGTCGAACTCGAACTCACGGCGGCGGAGTCGGCCGCCTTCGCCGACGCGGCCGAGGCGCTCACCCGGCTCGGGTTCCGGGCCGACCGCGTCGACGAGCGGACGGTCGCCGTGACGGCCGTCCCCGCCGTCTTCGACGAGACGGTCGAGCCGGCGCAACTGCGCGACGTGCTCGCCTCGATCGTGGGCGGCGACGACGCCAGCGGCGCCGAGACCGTCGACGAGCTGGCCGACGCGTTCCTCGGCGACCTCGCGTGCTACCCGTCGATCACCGCCAACTCCTCGCTGCACGAGGGGTCGGTCGTCGACCTGCTGTCCGCGCTCGACGACTGCCGGAATCCGTACGCCTGCCCGCACGGTCGCCCCGTGGTCGTCCAGCTGGACGAGTCCGAGCTCGAGGATCGGTTCGAACGCGACTATCCGGGCCACGGCGGCTAGGGTCGACCGGCGTCCCCAGTCCTGTCCGCCGGATCCTGTGGTGTCCTCAGCGCAGTCGTCTCGTCCAGGACCGCACCTGCTGTCGGCCGGCGTCGTCTCAACTGCTTCACGTAACGACACCGAACCCAACCTATAGGAACCCGCTCGTTGGCGGTCACTGACGAGATGGCCGAGTCAGACACGAAGACCGCTCGCGCCGAGTGGGGGACCCGCTTCGGGTTCCTGATGGCGATGATGGGCGCGATGGTCGGCGCGGGCAACATCTGGCGCTTCCCGTACGTGATGGGTAACAACGGCGGCGGCGCGTTCGTCGTCGCCTACCTCTCGATCCTGTTCGTCCTCGCCGTCCCGGGACTGATGGCCGAGGTCGCCCTGGGCCGGTACGCGCAGAAGGGCGTCGTCGGCGCCTTTCGCGACGTCGTCGGGTCGGGCGGCCTCGTCGGCCTCGGCGTGATCGTCCTGCTCGTGAACATCGCGCTGATGTCGTACTACTCGCCGGTGATCGCGTGGACGCTGTACTACGCGGCCCACTCGCTGGCCTTCACGTTCACGGGCGCCGGCTTCGAGGCCGAACCGTTCATGAACGCGCTGTTCGACAACGCCGCCCTCATGATCGGACTGCACACCGTCGTGATGGGGTCGATCGCGGCGATCCTCGTCCTCGGCATTCGCCGCGGCGTCGAGCGCGTCGTCATCTACGCCGTGCCGGGGCTCGTCCTCACGCTGGCGATCATGGCGATCCGGGGGCTCACCCTTCCCGGCGCGGCCGAGGGGGTCGCCTTCGCCTTCGACGTCGACTGGACGTTCCTCACGCGCAGCAGCACCTGGATCACCGCGCTCGGCCAGGCGCTGTTCTCGACGGGACTGGGGTGGGGCATCGCGCTGACGGTCGGGAGCTACCTCCGCGAGTACGACGACGTCCCGCTGGGCGGCGGGGTGTTCACCGGAATCGCGGAGTCGAGCGTCGGCATCCTCGCCGCGCTGGCGATCTTCCCGATCGTCTTCGCCGTCGGCGGCGAGCCGGACGCCGGCGCCGGACTCGCATTCGTCTCGCTGGTGCAGGTGTTCCCGGAGATCCCCCTCGGCGGGTTCGTCGCCATCCTCTTCTTCGTCGGCTTCTTCCTGGCCTCGTTCACCTCCGGGCTGTTGATCACCGAGGTGAGCGTGACGACGGTCGCCGAGGAGCTGCGGTTCAGCCGGACCCAGACGGTCCTCGGGGTCTGCGGCGTCATCTGGCTGCTCGGACTCCCGAGCGCGGCCTCCGCGGACACGCTCGACTACCTGGACTTCGTCTTCGGCAACTGGGGGCTGCCGCTGGCGACGCTCTCGATCATCCTCACCATCGGCTGGATCCTCGGGCCGGAACGGCTCCGCGTCCTCGCTGTCAACCGCAACTCCGGGATCTACATCGGTCGCTGGTGGAACCCGGTCGTCAAGTACGTCATCCCCGCGGTGATGATCTTCATCGTCGCCTACTTCGCCTGGGAGGAGCGCGGCTCGCCCGAGATGATCGGCGGCATGATCGTCCTCGTCACGTTCCCGGTTCTCAGTTACCTCCTCATGTGGTACGTCGAGGGGCGAAACGGCTCGAAACCGGAGCCCGGCGTCACCGGAGGTGCGGAGTGATGGCGCTCACGCCGGCCGTCCTCGGTACCCTCGCTTTCACGCTCACCGCCTTCTGGGGCGTCGCCGCGTGGGCGCTCGTCCGGACGCTCCGCCAGGAGGAACGGAAAGTCGACCTCCTGTCCGAGCAGGACCGCATCGACACCTACTCCCCGCGGGCGCTGGCCGACCTGCGGCGGTGGATCGAGGCGAATCCGAACGATCCGCTCGCCGACGACGCCCGCCGCGCATACAACGAGTGCGTGGAGACGCTGCGCTCGGTCGACCGGTACTACTACGACTGGAGCGAGGGAGAAATCGACGACCTCGAACGGATGTGAGCGGCGAGCGCCGCTATTGCGAGCATCGGGCGACGTTCGGACGGCGCCCACGAGCGATCGCTCTCAGAGGTAATCGTCCGGGCGGCCGTTGCCGGCCGGGTCGTCCGCGAACCGATCGAGCGAGAAGTACTCGACGTCGATCCGGGTCTCGCCGAGGGTCGGCGACTCGCCCCGCACGAGCGCCGCCGCGAGCTTCCCCACGGCGGGGCCGTGTTTGAATCCGTGTCCGGAGAAGCCACAGCACCAGTAACAGCCCTCGGGGCCCGCCTCGTCGATGACGAAATCGTGGTCCGGCGTCGTCGAGTAGACCCCGCAGTAAGATCCTTTGATGCCCGCATCGGCCAGGCCCGGAACGTGCTCGGTCATCGCGTCGACGAGTTCGAGAACCGTCTCCTCGTCGGGCGTATTCTCGTAGTCGTCGGGGTCCGCCTCCTCGGCGTGGCGGTGCGTGGCGACGAGGATCCCGCCGCCGACGTCCGGTCGGACGTACCACTCGCCGCCGGGGAGGCTCATCGTCGGTGTCAATTCCGGATAGTCCGCGGCGTACTCGGCGGGCGGGTCGAGCAAGATGATCTGTTCTCTGACGGGCGTGATCGGGATGTCGACGCCGACGGTCGCGGCGAGTTCGGGCGTCCACGGTCCCGCCGCGACGACGACCTGATCGCACGCAATCCGCCCGGCATCAGTCTCGACGGCGGCGACGCGGCCGGGATCCCTTCCCGCGGTGGGATCGGCGTCGGTCGTCTCGATCGACTCGACGGAAACGCCGGTGTGGATCCCCGCGCCCAGATCGGTCGCGCCGCGGGCGAAGCCCAGCGCGGCGTCGGAGCCGTCCGAGTAGCCCGCCGCGTCATCGCTGACGGCGAAGTCGAACGCGTCCGCGCCCTCGTACATGGGGTATCGCTCCCGGAGGGCGTCGCCTTCGTGTCTCGAAACGGGGATGTCGCGGGCGTCGAGGACGTCGTAGCCCGCCGTCGCGTACTCGCCGCCGGGCGTTCCCGCGTCTGCGAAGCGGACGAGCGGGGCGTCCTCGTGGAGGATCGAGGCGCCCGTCTCGTCGTCGAACGAGCGGTAGAACTCGTGGCTCCACCAGGCCATGTCCGTGTAGATCGCCTGGTCGCCGTAGTGGTGACGCAGGATGGCCGAGGAGTCGCCGGTCGAGCCCGCCGCGAGGCGATCGCGTTCGAGCAGCGTGACGTCGCGATCGGTCTCGCGGGCGAGGAAGAACGCGGTCGCCGTTCCCATGACCCCGCCGCCGACGACGACCACGTCGGTCTCGGCCGGCGGCGCGTCAGATCCGGCATCCGTCCGCGTGTTCGACGCGGTGCCCTCCGGCGCCTCGTCGTCGACCGGATCGTCGCTCATCGATCACCACCCGTCGGTCTGGGGCGATAGGAATGCGACGTGGTGAGGCCGTTTGCTGTCGCCACGGCGGCTGTCGACGCGATGGAGGTCCACGCAGTGGGGGTCGGTCGATCCATATCTGTCAGGTGCGACCGCGATCACGATTAGTCTTCGGCGGATTCACACCGGCGGCGGTTGCATCCAACCCGGGTCGAATCCACACACCAAAGCCGTCGGCCCGCCAACGTCCGGTATGCTCGAACTCGACGGCGCCGACGCGGGCGGGCAGTTCCTCCGCTCGGCGCTGACGCTGGCCGCACTCGACGGCCGGGCGGTTCGGATCGAGAACGTCCGCGGCGATCGCTCGATGCCGGGCGTGCGCCCCCAGCACCTGGCCGTCGTCGAGACGATGGCGTCGATCTGCGACGCGACGGTCTCGGGTGCCGAGACGGGCAGCGAGACGGTGCAGTTCGATCCAGATCCGTCCGAGGAAGACGACGCGCCGTCGGCCACCATCCCCGGCGGCCACTACGCGGTCGACATCGGGACGGCCGGGAGCACGACGTTACTCTTCGACGCGATCTCGCCGCTGGCGACGCGCCTCGAGGAGCCGCTCACCGTGACGGCAACCGGCGGGACGGACGTCAAGTGGTCGCCGCCGCTGGACTACCTGCGCCGCGTCAAACTGCCGCTGCTGCGACGCGCCGGGCTGCAGGCCGTCGTCGAGGTCGATCGGCGCGGGTTCTACCCCGCCGGCGGCGGTCGGGCCACCCTCCGCCTCGCGCCGTCGACGATGACGCCGCTCGACCTCGTGGATCGCGGACCGCTCCAGGCCGTACGGCTGTACTCCACGGAATCCGCCTCGCTCGCCGATCGCGACGTGGCCGACAGACAGATCGAGGGCTTTCTCGACCGGCTCGGCCCGGTCGAACTGGGCGGGGACGACGCACGCCCCGGCTCGGACGACCAGCGGGGCGCACTCGCCGAACGCGTCGTGACGACGGCGGCGAGCGACTCGCCCGGCTCGGCCGTCGTCGCGCGCCTCGACTACGAGAACGCGATCTGCGGCGCCAGCGCGCTCGGGGAGCGCGGGACGCCCGCCGAGCGGGTCGGCGCGAACGCCGCCGAGGCGGCGGAGCGAAGCCTCGATCACGCGTCCCCCGTCGACGCGCACCTCGGGGACCAGCTGGTGGTCTGGCTGGCCGTCGCCGGCGGACGCGTCAGCATCCCGTCACGGACGGACCACGTCGAGACCAGCCTGTCGCTGGTATCGGACGTCGGCTACGAAGTGACGGCGAAACCGGCTCCGGCGACCGACGCGGCCGGGACGGTCCTCGAATCGTCTCTGCCGGATGCCTGAGCAGGCTCGAATGGCCCGCCGGTGCGCCTGACCGGGCTCGGGTCGTCACCCGGACGGACTGGCGGTTCGCCGGGTCGATTGTGACCGAGATCGACACATCAACGATCCTGAAAGGACGCGTTGAAACGGTGCAGGGAGTGCTATCTACTCGTCGGCCGCTGTCAGGTACCGCCACCACTTATGGGACGTCCGGTCCCTACCCAGCCTATGATCCGCCAGTGCGCGCCAGTGACCGACCGACCGCAACGGAGGGTGCGATGAGCGACCTCGTCGCCTTCGGCGAGACGATGCTTCGCCTCTCGCCGCCGGGAACGGAACGGCTCGAAACGGCCTCGTCGCTGGACATCCACGTCGGCGGCTCCGAGAGCAACGTCGCCGTCGCCGCCGATCGACTCGGCGCCGTCACGACCTGGCTGTCGAAGCTGCCGCGAACGCCGCTCGGCCGGCGTATCGTCGGCGACCTCCACCAGTGCGGCATCGAGACCGACGTGACCTGGAGTCGCGACGGGCGCGTCGGGACCTACTACGTCGAGACCGCGGGCAAACCGCGGGGTTCGAAGATCCACTACGACCGGTCGGACAGCGCGATCACGAGCGCGAGCGCGGACGAACTCCCGCTCGATCGCGTGCGCGACGGCCGACTGTTCTTCACCTCGGGGATCACCCCGGCGCTGTCGCCGACGCTGCGCGAGACGACGAAGCAGCTGCTCCAGACCGCCCGCTCGGCTGGCACGCGGACGGCCTTCGACGTCAACTACCGCGAGAAGCTCTGGTCGCCCAAAGAGGCACAGGACGTCCTGACCGGCCTGTTCCCGGGCGTCGACGTCCTGATCATCGCCGCCCGCGACGCGAAGACCGTCTTCGGGTTCGAAGGCGATCACCGCCAGCTCGCGCACAAGCTCGCCTCGCAGTTCGACTTCACGACCGTCGTCGTCACCCGCGGCGAGCAGGGCGCCCTCGCCTGGCACGACAGCGTCGTCCACGACCAGGACGCCTTCGAGACGGACGCGAGCGAACCCGTCGGCGCCGGCGACGCGTTCGCCGGCGCCTTCCTCGCCCGCCGGTTGACCGGCGACGACGTTCCCCGCGCCCTCGAGTTCGCCGCGGCGACGGCCGCCCTCAAGCGGACGATTCCGGGCGACGTCGCGCGCGTCACGATGGACGAGGTCGAGGCCGTCGTCGCGGCGAACGGAACCAGTCGCATCTCGCGGTAACCGCTCGACGACTGGCGAGCCGACGACCGATCGACGCGACGTTTTGACGGATTTGCCAGAAGGGGTTTTTATCGCGCTTTGCATTCATCGAGTGCAATGACCCGCAGTACTGCCGCCGTATGCAGCCTCCTCCTGGTGACGAGCCTGTTCGCGATGGCCGTCCCGGGACCCGTCGTATCGGCACAAGACTCGAATAGCGAGGGCTACACCGGCGCCCACGTCGACTTCGCGGTCGACGGCAACGCGCTCGCGGACGTCAGCGTCGACGGCGAGACGACGTTCGACGAGGTGCGCGTCCAGTCCAAATCCAGCGCCGGCCTCGGCGCCGGCGTCGGGCTCGGCGCCGTCGTGAACGTCGACGGTGCCGGGCTCTCGCTGGCCGCCGAAACCGACACCAGCGCGACGATCACGGCCGAGAGCGGCGCCGAACTCTCCGCGCACGACACCGAACGCGGCCAGCTCGTGATCAAGGCGGGCGGCGACTCGCAGGTCGTCGAGGCCCGGCTCGCGGGCGACGCCTCCGCGACGGCCGACGGCGACGCGGTGGTCGTCGACAGCGGCGATCGCACGGGCGCGTTCGTGGTCGTGGGCGACGGCGACGTGACCGTCAACGACGAGGGGAACGTCTCGGCGGAGCTCTCTGGCGAGGCGTCGCTCGTCTTCCGCTCGTACGCCGACGGCGAGCGCGACGAGCGGGCGAAAGCCGAAGAGCGACTGATCGCGGACGGTTCGGCCGCGGTCGAGCTCCACGTCGAGGAGCGCGCGGAGGGGATCGCGAGCGAAGCGGTCACGTACAGCGAGGAGACCTCGACCGAGGTCAGCACCGAAGCGCAGAACCGCGTCGAGGTCACCATCGATCGCTCGGTCAGCGAGGGGACGATCGTCCTGACGTCCGTCTCCGAGGCGGCCGTCGGCTCGTTCGAGGACCTCTCGGTCGCCGTCGACGGCGAGGCGGCCGCCGAAGCCAGTTCGATGTCCGAACTCGAAGCCGGCGCGGCCGGCGAGGAACCGCGCTATATGGTCACCTCGCAGACCGAGGCCAAGGCGACGGTCGCCGTCGCGATCGATCACTTCTCCGAGCGAACGATGACGATGTCCGGCGCGGACGCCGACGGTGATGGCGACGACGGATCGACCGGCGACGACGGTACCGACGGTTCGAGCGATGACGGCAACGACGACGGATCGTCGACCGACGACGGGTCGGACGGCGACGACGGCGCGGTACCCGGTGGCGACGCGCTACCAGGCTTCGGACCGATCGCCGCCCTGCTCGGCCTCATCGGTGCGATCGGCGCGCGGATTCGATAATTCGGGGGAAGCGACCGAGCGCGGTCGCCGACCGTCGAACACGCGATCTTCTTCTCGAACCAGCACCCCACTACCACCGAACGCACCGCCAGAATCCGACGAACGAACCTTTTTGGCCGGCCTCGCTGACTTCGTCGTATGGGCGGGACCGTCCGCGACGCTCGGCCGGATGACGCGGCGACGATCCAGCACGTCGCCCGCGAGAGCTGGCACGCGGCCTACGACGATATCGTCGGCGCCGAAACGGTCGATCGGACGATCGATCGGTGGTACGCGCTCGACTCGCTCGCCGACGACATCGCGGACGCCGCCGGTCGCGCCGACGCGACGTTCCTCGTCTGCGAGCGGGCGGATTCGGCGGCCGATAGCGACTCCGCGCGATCCGATGGGGTCGATAACGAGCGATTCGGCGCGAACCGCGGCGAGTCGACCGGCGCCGAGTCGGCCGTCGTCGGCTTCGCGCACGCCGGTCCCCATCCGAACCTGGAGGCGACGGCGAAGCTCTCGCGGATCTACGCGCGACCGGGCGTCTGGGGCGACGGCGTCGGGAGCCGCCTGCTCGAACGAGTCGAGCGCGACCTCCGCGAGCACTTCGAGACGCTGTGGCTCGAGGTACTCGCCGACAACGACGTCGGCGTCTCCTTCTACGAGGCGACCGAATTCGAGCGGGTGGGCGAGCAGGAGAGCGTGCTCGGCGACGACGCGGTGTGGGAGTACCTGTACGAGAAGGGGTTGTAGTGGCGTTCCATCGCCGTGTAACGGAGTAAGCGTTAAGTTTTACAGGCAGTAATACCACACATGGCCGAGACGACTCGCGTCAGTCAGAAGGGGCAGGCGACGATACCCCAGTCACTCCGTGAGAAGTTCGATATCGAGCCCGGCGATCAGGTCGTCTGGAAGGAAACGGACGACGGGATCGTACTGAAAAAGCGGGAACCCTCGAGCGGTCGTGGAATGCTCGTTCCCGACGACGCAACGCCGGAGGAACGCGAAGCAGTAGCCGAGACCCTTGCCGAGGAGATCCGGGACCGACGCGACGGTGAGTGGACCGAATGAGTCGGTACACCGTCGATGCGGTCGCGTTTATCCGGTATCTCGTCGACAGTCTTCCGCCGAATGTTGACGAGATTTTTCGTCGAGCGGAAGCCGGCGACGCCACGCTCTATCTGCCGACGATCGCCGCGATCGAATCGCTGTATCGCATTCACAAACGCGACGAAATCGCGGGGGTCCCGATCGGAGCCGATGCCACAACGATCGTCGACCAGCTCGAGACTAATCTCCCACTCACCGTCGTCGATCACGGGAGTGACGAACTGCCGGTACTGGCCCCGCGGGTCCCGGAATTGTCGATTCACGACGCGATGATCGTTTCCACTCACGAACGACTCGAGACGGACGCCATTCTTTCGAGTGACGCGATTATCGCCGACAACGCGACCGTTCGGTGGGAGTGAGCGCCCTCACCACCGATTTCCGACGCCGATCTGCGAGAGTGAGTCCCGATCGCGTTCGCCGTTCGAGATCGGTTCGGCAATCGAACGCGGAAGCCACTCTTCGATCCACTCCTACGTGCATCGTCCGCTCAGTACAGGGATTCACCAGTAACGCCTCCACCCAACAATCGTCGCCGTTCCACGAGCGTCCGATGCCGTTGTCAGAGTCGTGCTGAATACGGCGGGCGAATCCAGTAGCGCGAGTAGGCTCGAACTCGCGGTACGCCCGGCGGTACCGCAACCGGTTCGATTTCAGTGATCGCTCGGGTCGGGATCATCGAGGTGTCGCGGGCGAGAGTTACGCCTCGATCGGGAGGGTGAGCCCTAGCTGTGTCAAGAGAGATAGGTCATCGCTCACCCAATCGAGCTCGACGATGGTACCGTTCTCGAGGCGGAACCTGAGGTACTCCTCGACCTCGACGGTGTTCCCGGTCGGTTCGATTCCGTGTATCGTCCCGTCGTGGATGGCCCGGTACG
Coding sequences within it:
- a CDS encoding AbrB/MazE/SpoVT family DNA-binding domain-containing protein, translated to MAETTRVSQKGQATIPQSLREKFDIEPGDQVVWKETDDGIVLKKREPSSGRGMLVPDDATPEEREAVAETLAEEIRDRRDGEWTE
- a CDS encoding type II toxin-antitoxin system VapC family toxin, with protein sequence MSRYTVDAVAFIRYLVDSLPPNVDEIFRRAEAGDATLYLPTIAAIESLYRIHKRDEIAGVPIGADATTIVDQLETNLPLTVVDHGSDELPVLAPRVPELSIHDAMIVSTHERLETDAILSSDAIIADNATVRWE